In Lathyrus oleraceus cultivar Zhongwan6 chromosome 2, CAAS_Psat_ZW6_1.0, whole genome shotgun sequence, the DNA window AACCTTTATCTGTTTGCACAAATTCTCGTAACTTTGATTTTTCAGAATTGAGAGACTCGCCGGAAAATTCTCGTTCGGGTGATTCATCATGTTATGCTTTCAAGAATCGCTTAGCCAGTTCTCTAGATACCAAATATTGAAATTAAACCCAAAACTTTGAGTACTTCtgaatcaatcttgatgaacagaaTTCAATTGCACCGATCGAATTCCCTCTTGTTCTTgactcttcactcgagtgaatcaaccaacaTTGGTTGGAAGATTGTATCGCTGCACAATGGTGatgaaaaacaagaaaagaaGATTGAATTGAGAAGAAAAAAGTTAGGGTTTATCAAGagaaggaagaagatgaatttTCTGCAAAGTTTCTATCTGTTCAGAaacttattcttttattcttttgCAACTGTTAAATTTAAGTGTTTATAATAATATGGattactccctatttatagattttgcttgctttctctttaagaaaagaagaaaaataattATCTCATTCAATATCACGCACGCATTATGTGTTTAAgaatataaatatattatttacTCTTTCATTTAAATAAACATTTATTAATCaaacatttttattatttaaaaaaaaaaaattctcacATGTTGCCCTCCATCAAAGAAATAGGTAATTGATATAGACTTATTTTTAAAATATGGATAAATACAAGTTAAGAAGTGAGAAAAGCAAATTggagagagagaagagagagagagatatgaTGATTGAAGGAGCAAGAGTAATAGCAGCAATGGTTGGAATTCAATTCCTGGATGTAGGTGGTGACACACTGATGAAATCAGCAACTAAAGATGGAATGAGTATTTTCATTTTCACCGTTTACTCAAACCTTTTTGCTCTATGCTTTCTTCTACCATCTTCACTTTTCTACCATAGAAAAAGAGCTCCTCCTCCTATTTCAACATCAATTTTCTGCAGAATATTTCTTCTTAGTTGCATCCAGTATGTGTAAAATAAGCATGGAATTTTAATTAGCATAATATATATTATTGTTGTTATAATAAGAATCTGAATATGAAGCTACATGTGCAGAACTTCAGTGCAGATTTTAATGAATACTGGAATTGGATATAGCTCTCCCACTTTGGCATCGACTATGGTTGATCTTGTCCCTGCTTTTACCTTCATACTTGCTTTGATTTCAAGGTTTGTtctcttttttttatttcttGAAATTTCAAGGTTTGTTCTTCTTTGGATTCCCAGCAACCACTTGCATAAAAGTCAGTAGCATAAAATATATTATCTCCtttttaaaataattttgatATAAGTAAAAATCTTGAAAACCAATCGGAAAACATCCATACAAGAATGGACAATCCAATGGTCGAGTTTTGGACGTTATACATGAATAAATAACGTCTTTTCTCACAAATCTAATGGCTCAAAGTTATTTCAACAAATAATTAATGTTCACACAATATTTTCTTCAAGATTGAAAAAAAATTCAATTCCACAATTTAGCAATGTAATAGAGTCAGAAATTTTCTCGCTATTTTTCTCCCTTTTTATTGTTTAATTTAGACTTTGACTTCTTTGCAAAAATTGTATTATTGAAGTTTAAGTTTCATTTCGGTCGAACCTCGATAAGAGTTATAAAATTCTAAATATGATTAAAATATTATGTAGACATCAAGACATCATGAATTTGGTGAAAATAAAATTGTAAGTGTTCCTAAAAATGTGCAGCATTTCTTTTTTCCCCTTTCTTTGACTTCTAGAGACCTACAAAATAGGTCAAAAATCTCAAAAACGAAAAAATTATGAGGAACGtttttatttaatcaaataaaaactaGATATGTAAATTTTAATagaaaatataattaattattaataataaatgttaactaaaacaaataaaaatatttatataaaacTAGTAATAATGACAACTAATGACTATGTTCACATTACCTTTCTTGAATGCTTTCAACATGATGGACCCATCAACCGAATTGCTCAAGGTGAGGATGATATGCTCTTTTTTTTTTTGTGGGTTGAATATCTTTAAGGTTAAGCAACAAGGTGAGGATGATATGCTCATTTATTTCTTTGTGGGTTGAATATCTTTAAGGTTAAGCAACAAGGTTGTACTTTATGGATAAACGTATCATGTGAACTACTAGAATGTAACATGGTCGATTAGGGCCACTCCTTTTCCTCTTCAGCTACTCCTTTTTCTCTTCTGTTACACTCTCTTATTCATAATGTGAAAACTAATAACAAATTTCTTCCTCATGTCTAGTATTTTGATGATGAGACCATCATAAGGGATTTTGTGTGTTGGCAATAAAATTTGTGGGTTGTTCACTTCAGACAATGGGATTTTGTGTGTTGGCAATAAAATTTGTGGGTTGTTCACTTCAGACAATGGGAGGTTGGTGTTGGTGATTAAATTGCTTGGAAGAGTTATTAGTCATGATAAAGGTTTTATCGAGGAATTGTCCATGAAGAGAGTTTCCAGGACAATTAAGTTAATGCATCTATTGCCCTGGTTAAGGGATCAATAAAGTAAGCTTCTTCAACTTTGATCTTGCATAGGCATTTCCAAACTTTATTTTGGCCAAAGATACGAGCCAATCAATTCACATGAAGGAGACAACTATTTTGTTTGATAAGGAGTTGTTAAGGGTTGTTGAATACATCGTTGTTGTTGGAAGTCTTTTCTTTAGGAACGTCAATGAAGAGTGGTTTCTTTACCTATTAGAGTTAGAGGATTTAGTTTGTACTTAACAATTGAGGTTGCCTCATACACTTTTGTGGCAAAGTACTCCATACAATGAATTGTGTGTTCTCAAATGAAATTCTTAAGGCACATTCTTGTGTGTTACAAGATCATATATTGAGACATAATGAGATATATGGTACATACTCAGGTTTAAATAGAGCATTGGATGATCTTAGTGGTGCGATTCTAAACTTTTACCTTAACAGTTTGACTATGAAAGGCACACTCCTCCCCAAAGCCCATCATGTTTTGATGAgtgtattttttttaaattaaaatgctCAAAATATAAAAGTAAAGTTTGACATGACAACAAGACAAAAAATAGATTTTGGGTGTTTGCAAGCATCAGATGCTCAAGATTTTCTCTTATCTATTCCTATTGATATGCTTGGCCATCATATATCACCAGTAGAGTACCTTACGATTCTAAGGTATTTTCTTATGAATCCTTTATTTTTTATTGTCGAGGTTTAATTTATTTGTTGTAAGACATGCTTGGGTACCTTTGAGAATACACAATTCATTGTAGGGAGTTTCCATACTTTAAATACTAGCATGACTTTGTTAGGTATGTCTTTATTGGTATATTTCTACAAAAGAGAGAGTACTTGTGAAGAAAGATGTGCTTGTGAATATCTCGACCAATCAAAAGGTGGGAAGATTTACACTTAGGAAACATGCATATGTGGACTTGAATGAGGTTTTCCCACTTGTGGGATTGAGGACTTGAGATTTTATTATGAGACAAACATATGTCACGGTCGTTTTCAGTAAAGTGGTCAAAAATGAGAAATCTTGTTCGAACAATCAACATATTTTTATagatttaattgaaatacactgacaaTGTAAAAGAATTTTACACCATCAATTAATcatagacgttggatattaaaacaagtttgacttttattttaaaaacctataaagtaatgtaaacggatgatggtgatgaatcgatagtgtaaaattttttacactgacagtgtatagtaattaatctctatTTTTATACTATTTACATTTGACACTTCTAATTTCCTAGCACCACTAATTATAGATCTTTTACAAAGATCTCAAAGTAAAAGATCTCAAAGGTTGATAAATAGGAATGTTGTGTTTCCTAGGACTATGGGTATTGTTTTAAGATGATTGATTTTTCCATTTAAAAAGTTGGAGAGAAGTTTGTTGTCTATTTGTCTTTCAATTATGTGTATTCCTCTTTTCTTGATAAAAAGAATTTTAAATTCCTATTTATACATAAataaatgataaaatataattaaaatcaCTATTAATCAGCCATGTTATTCGAGCTCGATTGATAATTGTATGAACATGAGTTAGAATTCGTGATATCCCTCCGAATCGCTTCTAAAAAGCGAAATTTTAGTCATTCTAATCctattaataattattttattactCCTCTATAAACAtttcaaaaacaaaaaatttCTTTTGGTGTGAACACTGTATTTGTGCATTTTCAGGATGGAAATTCTAAATTTGAAACAGCATAGTAGTCAGATAAAAGTTATATGTACAATGGTCTGCATTGCAGGGGCATTAACTGTGACATTATATAAAGGGATGCCATTGATTAGTAATGCCTTTCCAAATATAGAAATGGGAGGTCGTGGAATTAACATCTCAGAAAAATCAAATTGGATAACTGGGGCTATTCTTCTTGCAACCGCTAGCTTTTGCCTTTCAGTTTTACATATAGTTCAGgtaaataattttttttaattgtttatttataaatataaacCTTTAGACCAACAattttatttattgatttatttCAACTCTTTGACAAACAATTTAAGATCAATTGAGTTACGTCATCCACAATCATCGTTGATTTATAAATATCAATATTTTGATTatattaatataaatataaataaatattattgtGTAAAACATTATTATCAGAGAGATATCACAAAACAATAATAATTTTGTTTGTTTAGTCCCAACTTAAATgtataattagatttttattttttaaaacttttGACGACAACACGTCTAAAAACTCACATTGTTTGGAGTTTTATGAATTCAATTTACAAATAGTAGCTGATGAAGTCACTCATAAAAAGGACCAGCTAACACTTTCCCAAATTCATTAAGGAAATTATTACTCAATATTTGTAAAAATATAAAATGTCAAGAATGTTGTTGTGAAAAATGATGCGGAATAATAAAGTACAATCGGTTCTTTGATCGACAAGAAACCCACAAGGATAAAAAAGAGGGAAACAAgaagaacacaatgaaattggttataaactgatattctttactttcttttggtaacaagattacaagtgttatagaGTAGTAAATAACCTCTCTCACCTTAATTAGGATTTGTATTATACAATaatgagagactagtatgctatttataagaaaactaacacactaaactaatggGCTTTTACACATAGGctcattacacaagctaacttagagaacaagttaacgtaaacaattgggcataacaaacaaacccaattcgacatgctaacaatcctagcatacttcgagTACAACATGtgtgaaggtagagaaaaacaagaaaggggggtttgaattgttttcacgGTAAATAAAAACTTTTGTAACACCACGCGCATGAAAATAAAAGTAGATAACACAAGAAATTTATCCTGGTTCgtttgaaaatcaaagctactccagtccacccggtcaaggtgatttcgccttcaataaggacttaatccaataatcttgAAAGATCACAATAGTCGTCTAAGATTTCAGCAATCTCTTAAGCCCTTCTCAAGTCTACtgacttcacaagtcacttgaggaatcacAACTATTGAGAATTACAAGTGTGTGTTTGGTACTTCAAGACAAACAGTATGAACACAATTAGGAACAGATGATCAATGATCGCACTTTGAGCAACAAATCTTGTGTGATTACTGAATTTTACAATAGCAATTGTTTGGTATATGGTTTAAGATGTATTGTAGAATTCTTGTGTGTTTTCTTCGTGTTTTGGTATGATGATGGTGAGGCCTTTTTATAGAGCTTGGAGATGATACAGTTGGAGAGAAAATTGATGGTGATATCTTGCCAATAATGGCAGTTAATGACATTAATTTTCTTGTCCTTTTCATAGCAGTCTTGAAGTGTAGTCAATACTGTCCATATATAGATTCATACCATACTTAAAATACTTCTTGATTAAGTTTCTAATTTTGATGAGTTAGATGATCAGTTGTGCGTGAACCAGAGTGAGCGAAGTTCAGAGTCTTTGAGCAGAGCTTATATTCTTCATATAGTTGTTTTAATGAGTAGTCTTCAGTGTTAACTTGATTGATCTTTAGATAGAGGTCTTCTGATGTGaagtcttcagagtcttcagatgtACAGATCTTCAGAGTCCTCAAATGAGAAATGCAATGACAGACTCTATATTCAAAAGAGTTCTTGTCTGAAGTCAGATATGATTTCTTCAATGTTGGATCAGCTGTTCTAGACTTCGTTAGTTATTAGATATTGTTCTCATCAGACTTATTTTTTCTTAGAAACCTCcacacttagaaattttttgtTAGAGTGTTAAACTATTTCAAtctttgttatcattaaaacttagagatatattgcagaatcaaaatcttgttctaacaatgTGAACAGGCTTCAATGGCATGCTAATGATCCCGTCGGATTGTCGAACCAAGAAACTATCCTTCGATCATACTAGAGTTagatccaatatctcacaaatctccatcttagaacaaactctataacatcaaGGGAAAAAATTAGCTTTCTTCATGCAACTTAATCAACTGCATATAGTGGAAAAACTTGCAACATAgtaatgtcttggtgatcatatcagcaGCATTTTGATCTGTTGAAATCTTCAGCACTTGGACTTCTCCATACTCGATTACTCCTCTGACGAAATGCAACCTCACATCGGTGTGCTTTGTTTGTTCATGATAGGTTGAATTGTTCGAAAGGTGTATAGCAatttgactatcacatttaacaatGATAGCTTGACCTAAAAGTTTCAACtccttagcaaaaccttcaagccaAAATGCTTGTTTCACAATTTCAGTGAGGGCAATACATTCCGCTTCGGTGGTTGATAAAGCAACAAACTTCTGAAGTTTTGCTTTCCAATTGATTGTtgtgccaaacatagtgaacatATATCTAGAAATAGATTTTCTGGAAtccatacaacctgcataatcagagTCCACATACCCTTCGATTTCTGCTTTACTATTTTCACCACATGTTGCACCATAAATTTGGACTCTGTTCAAAgacccatttatgtaccttaTAATCCACTTCAATACTTGCTAGTGAGCCTTTCCACGATTCACCATGTACCTGCTTACAAGACTTACTGCATATGTTATGTCGGGTCTAGTACaaaccataacatacatcaaagaacctactaTGTTAGCATATGTGATGctattcatataagctctttcgACCTCAGTACTGGGACATTGATCTGTACTTAACTTCAATTGAGGGTTTGTCGGAGTCACAACAAGCTTTGAATTCGACATACCAAACTAGTCGAGAATCCTCCATAGGTATATCTCGTAAGATAAGCATAATTTTGACTGCTTTTTGTCTCTTCGGATGTCAATCCCAAGAGTCCTGGATGCAACACCCATATCCTTCATATCGAGCTCCTTATTGAGTTTAACCTTCACCTTCATTACATCCTCGACATTGTTACTTTCTATGAGAATATCATTTAtataaagcaacaaaataaaaaatgaatttccagGCTGAAATTTGAAGTAAACACAATGGTCGAACTGACTTCTAATGAAACCCATGTATGTCATGAACTTTTCGTATATCCTATTCCACTGTCGAGGAGATtttttagtccatataaagatctATTCAGCTTGCACACATAATCTTCCTTTCCCTTTTCTTCATACCCTTCAGGTTGCCTCGTCAagattgtttcatctagatctccatacaagaaagtagtcttcacatccatttgttACAATTTTAGGTCGAATTGTGCCACGATCACAAGTAACATTCGAATGGACTTGTGCTTTACAACAGGAGAGAACACATCATTGAAGTTGACACCTTCTTTCTAAGTGAAACCCCTTGCGACTAATCTTGCCTTGTATCTCTTCGACATCACTCTTTTGATTCCTTTcttaactttgaaaatccacttacaacTGACTAATGTGGCTCCAACAGGTTTCTTGATCAGTTTCTAATtgtggttatcatgaagagacttcatctcatcatccatgaCCTTCATCCATTTAGTCTTATTTCGactcctcataacttccttattgtctctaggttcttcatctagaacctcacatgcagagattaaggcataagctatgagatcttcatacccaagtctttgaggtggcttgatgactcttTTGGGCCTATCTCTTTCCAACAGGTAGTCATCGACAGTTTCCTTAACTTCCTCATCATTTTCAGCATCTTGTGCTTCTTCTTTGTCTTGATATGGGATACACAATTCAGCATTGACATGATCCACCTCAACATGAATCTCTTCATGTTCCATCTTTTCTTAAAATATTTGTGTACTTCGATTAACGTCATCTATTTTTTTGAAATCCATCTAAGCTTCATTAAAAACTACATATCGACTAGTTATACACCTTCTATGACATGGATCTAGGCACCATAACCTATAAGCTTTGAATCCTTTAGGGTATCCCATGAACATGAATCTCAGAGCTCTATGCTCGACCTTGTCTTGCCTAATGTGAGGATAAGCTATGCAAccaaatactctaagtttgtCGAGATCTGGTGGGTGTCCCGAACAAAGTTCTTTAGGTGTTTTCAAATCTAACACAGTAGAAGGACACTTGTTTATCAAGTATGTTGTTGTCGAAACAACCTCTGACCAAAACACCTTCTTTAACCCATCACTAGTTAATATGCCTCTAACTCTTTCCAAAATTGTTCAATTAAACCTTtcatccaaaccattttgttAGGTTGTATCTCCAGTAGTTCTTTGCCTTTTAATACTAGAGGCTACACAAAAATTGTCGAACgcctcattgcaaaattcaaggtCATTGTCAgttctcaacctcttgacctttctgCCATTCTGATTTTCGACCAGAGTCTTTCaacttttgaagttctcaaaagtttcatccttagtcttctggatgaatacccataactttctggaacaatcatcaactatggatagaaaataccttGCCCCTGAATGGGATGGACACAATGTAGGCCCCCAAAGATCAACATGgatgtaatcaagggatccatgtgttctttgtttgcctttattgaacttcactctgcaagattttccaagtacacaaggttcacaaaacttcagcttttcgactttgtctccaccaagtagattttgtttccTTAATTCGACCAGACCCTTTCACTAACATGGCCTAATCTCATGTGCCAAATTTTTGTTTTCGACAAAGGTTTCGTGGATGCAACATCTGCACAACCACTGAAAACTTCACCCTCAATGGTATACAAACCTTGTTTCTTGACGCCTCTTAAGACTTCATTAGACCCCTTCATGACTTTTAGAATACTTTTCTCTCCTTGGAAAATatatcctttcttgtcgaattcaccaagagaaatcaaatttctcttcaaatCGGGTACATACATGACTTCATTCAATagccttattgactcatcatggaaCTTGAATCTCACAGATATAGCACATGCAATCTTGCaagctttattgtttccaagcaatacagatccaccatcttgatcacatagttccttgaacaagtctttgtttggagtcatgtgtCAAGTGTAACCTAAATCCATTATCCACTCTTTACTTGAGTTGCCGCTTGAAACCATATGAACATCAGATGAGTCGAAATCATCTTGAAAAAATGGTTATTTTGCCATTATCCTTACCTCAATGATCTTTCAGCCATTCAACGCACACTTTTCTTGTATGACCCTCCTTCTTACAGTGATAACATTGAATACCAGATGCATCACCATTATAAGACTTCTGCTAAATTTTACCTTTCTTCTTGTCAAACTTGTCATCTCTCTCTATGAGTTTTTCCTTAACTGACATGCCTTCACCAGTCGAAGATGGCTTATGCTCATTTCATTCGTTCAAATCCTTAGAATACAAGTATGATTAaacttcttcaaaggtcagagactctcttccatacaagagaaTTTCTTTGAAGTGATCATGTGATCTGGGCAAAGCACACAACATTAACAGTTCTTGATCTTCATCCTCGATCTTGACATTGATATCATCAAAATCAAGAATAagcttgttgaacatatccaactgCTCAGCCAAAACTTTGTCTTCACTCATGTTGAATGGATATAAAGCTTATTTTAGGTAGATGAGATTGACCCACGATTTAGGCATGTACAAACTTTCGAGTCTCACCCATAACCCCGCCGCCATCGTCTTCTTCGAAACCTATCTAAGAAATTTATCACCAGGGCTCAATAAGATGACATTGTGGGATTTCTCTACCATAGTCGTTTTTTCTTTGTCCGTTAACGCAACGTCTGTGGCTTCGGTTCCCTTCAACGCTTCTAAACAACCCTGCTGAAACAATCAGGCTTTCATCTTCAAGCGCCATAGACCGAAATTGTTCACTCTggtgaacttttcaatctcatatTTTGTTGAAGACATCTTCTTCATGCTCAGCGCACCAATTCGTTGTCAAAAACCATGCCAGAATAACAAAGTATATTCGGTTCCTTAATCGACAAGAAATCCACAAGGGTAGAAAAGAGGGAAGCAAGAAGAACAtaatgaaattggttataaactgaTTTTCTTTACTTTCTCTTGGGAACAATATTACAAGTGTTACAGAGTAGAAAATAACttctctcaccctaattaggatttgaattatacaatgatgagagactaatatgatatttataagaaaactaacacactaaactaCTGGGATTTTACACACAAGCCCATTACAAAAtctaacttagagaacaagctaacttaaacaaaAAGGCATAACAAATAGACCCAATTTGACATGttaacaatcctagcatacttcgactacagTATGTGAACAGACTTCGACAATATGCAAATGATCATGTCGGATTGTCGAACTAAGAAGCtacccttcgaccatactagagttcgatccaatatcttACAAGTTCTAATAAAGCGTGAGACATATTGAAGTTATCACATAAACGAGTAGAAAAGACACATAAATCAAAATTGCAGTCTCTACGTAGAGAATATGAAAGGTATAAAATATCTAATTCAGAAACGGTAGAATAATATTTTTCTCATATTATAAATCATGTTATGAAAATGAGAGTATATGAAGAaaatatttcaaataaaaaagCGGTGGAGAAAATTTTACTTACCATTCCAATGAAGTGTGATCATGTGGTAACTACACAAGAATCACACTTGGTAGTAGCAGAGCTGCAAGATAGTATTGAAAGCCATGTAAAATAGAAAAGACAAAGAAAGGTAAAAGAAGTAGCTTTGAATAGGAAAGCGAATCTATAAAAACATAGCTGAATCCAGTAAAATAGGAGAATATAGAAGTCAGTGAAAATTTCAACGATGGTGGAAGAGGAAATTTCAATGGTACAggttgtaacacccttctaaaatatcccaataattaattaattcaacaaaatataaatcagagtagatatgcaatttaagggtgtcacacttgacacttcacaccattcaccataataacttgtcatgctcatttgattaatcaaaataaaacattgcacaattcgtAGCGGATAaagatctaatcaatcatgcaaaccatgtaacacattacatgtaaagttgttcaacaaccaaaatgaaaacaaaataaaacatcccgtcccgatgttacatctaccagagcatgacccactaaggaactacactagactccaagcactagcttctactcaatcactgctcgttacctgaaacatagttgtaagggtgagttcctcaatcgatataataagcattataaaatatcatgtaatgctaagtaatttaacacatttcatcacccaaatcagatcacacattcagcaacggcaacatcaactcaaaatcataatcatactcaacccaacacaaaacacacgtataatattggaatacatccattcatattatacgccatacatatattatgcaatgagactccatgcatgcggtaccgactattcgtgaacacatagttcaacctcaccgatcaaacccagatacggctaccaagctcactagtcccactcatttgagacctagtgactcactcactaattcctcaccatgggaattagctaccaccccaagggctatgctatgcacgctaaatcacctagcatgcaaacatcaacaacaatccacaataactcactcactaattcctcaccatgggaattagctaccaccataaaggccatactatgcacgctaaatcacctagcatgcaacatcaacaacaatccacaatggacatatgctcacactctaagccataaacagtccattcacaattgcatacataacagatacattcacagcattatgcataccatcatacatcatcagcatatttatcacagaatcatattcatatcatgccaaatagtaaatcacagtattagcacactctactaatacctatactgctcaaaacaacgggaaatgatccctactatatcatacatcagtATATCATTCACCcatataggccaatcatcaaatgtGTACACACAATTCCATTCCAGAACGTACACActatttaaatatcaatttttcacttttcaaacagtgttaaccggttaacgccctgggttaaccggttaacgcaacacagaacacgcttcctggcacattttaacagtgttaaccggttaacaccctgggttaaccagttaacgcagaacagaa includes these proteins:
- the LOC127119349 gene encoding WAT1-related protein At3g28050, which codes for MDKYKLRSEKSKLEREKRERDMMIEGARVIAAMVGIQFLDVGGDTLMKSATKDGMSIFIFTVYSNLFALCFLLPSSLFYHRKRAPPPISTSIFCRIFLLSCIQTSVQILMNTGIGYSSPTLASTMVDLVPAFTFILALISRMEILNLKQHSSQIKVICTMVCIAGALTVTLYKGMPLISNAFPNIEMGGRGINISEKSNWITGAILLATASFCLSVLHIVQTWIIKEYQEELVVTTICCIFVVILSSFVALISEGISKAWILRPDKEFVSICFSAIFVVSTRNVVTIWACRKKGPIYVAIFKPLRVVIALGMGVIFLGDNLYLGSMIGAAIIITGFYGVIWAQGQEKLMTSENNILPSSSTPLLSNKSMKIRLHIIH